Proteins from one Penicillium digitatum chromosome 2, complete sequence genomic window:
- a CDS encoding Palmitoyltransferase pfa3, whose product MATLASSPPTSPSWPKRRPRAWALRCERYCCAAASCFPLAFVYGITTWAVYVAVSIGIKPSRSDWIGTPSSILAFSLYAILNFSYTVAVFTDPGSPLSTSRGADRHEYSALPPSEYPEFTSYTVTSTGESRYCKKCQCPKPDRAHHCSTCKRCVLKMDHHCPWLATCIGLHNYKAFLLFLIYTSIFCWVDFGIAAVWVWTEILNDTQYMDTMLPVNVVLLAILSGIIGLVLGGFTAWHISLAMRGTTTIECLEKTRRARNAYPPDCKEGEEHMYPAPRPSGRPGNGLTPAQQALTRSYAEMERQREHSRYEEYQNDEDNEKMPSAFDLGWRRNLLHLFGDQPLLWAVPICNTTGDGWHWEPSAKFLEARERMRRRREQESTAEQQYYRELYQRNLDNSNSWREGAAHPQPVPNRSSSPDRPPTSVSMQTLAPRSPRPRPGDSDYGDDVEGDGLLDSGASRQQATRRNADEWRDWD is encoded by the exons ATGGCCACCTTGGCCTCGTCACCTCCGACCTCGCCCTCGTGGCCCAAACGACGCCCTCGAGCCTGGGCCCTCCGCTGCGAACGATACTGCTGTGCAGCAGCAAGCTGCTTTCCACTCGCCTTCGTCTACGGTATCACCACCTGGGCGGTATACGTTGCTGTCAGCATCGGCATCAAGCCCTCACGAAGTGACTGGATTG GTACCCCGAGCTCTATCCTCGCATTTTCCCTCTACGCCATCCTCAACTTCTCATATACCGTCGCCGTCTTCACCGATCCGGGGTCGCCGCTCTCTACCTCTCGTGGGGCTGACCGTCATGAGTACAGCGCCCTTCCTCCCTCCGAGTACCCGGAGTTCACATCATACACTGTTACCTCGACCGGTGAATCACGGTACTGCAAAAAATGCCAGTGTCCAAAACCTGACCGCGCACACCACTGCTCGACATGCAAACGATGCGTCCTCAAGATGGACCACCATTGTCCCTGGCTGGCAACCTGTATTGGACTGCATAATTACAAGGCATTCCTGCTGTTTTTGATCTACACCTCGATCTTCTGTTGGGTTGATTTTGGGATTGCGGCCGTCTGGGTCTGGACCGAGATCCTGAACGATACCCAGTACATGGATACCATGCTCCCGGTCAATGTAGTTCTTCTGGCTATCCTGAGcggtatcatcggactggTGCTGGGCGGATTCACAGCCTGGCATATCAGTCTCGCTATGCGGGGCACCACCACCATTGAATGTTTGGAAAAGACCCG CCGGGCGAGGAACGCATATCCACCCGACTGCAAGG aaggcgaagagCACATGTACCCTGCGCCGCGCCCATCAGGGCGTCCAGGCAACGGCCTCACGCCAGCACAGCAAGCGTTGACCCGGTCATACGCCGAAATGGAGCGACAGCGCGAGCACTCGCGGTACGAGGAGTACCAAAATGACGAAGACAACGAAAAAATGCCCAGCGCGTTTGACCTTGGGTGGCGGCGTAACCTGCTCCACCTTTTCGGGGACCAACCGTTGCTTTGGGCTGTACCCATTTGCAACACCACCGGCGACGGTTGGCACTGGGAGCCCAGTGCTAAATTCCTAGAAGCGCGTGAACGCATGCGACGGCGTCGAGAACAAGAATCCACCGCGGAGCAGCAGTACTACCGCGAGTTGTACCAGCGCAATTTGGACAACAGTAATAGTTGGAGGGAGGGTGCTGCACATCCGCAACCGGTGCCGAACCGTAGTAGCTCGCCTGATCGGCCTCCGACCTCTGTGTCAATGCAGACTCTCGCACCCCGGTCGCCGCGGCCGAGGCCTGGTGATAGTGATTATGGGGATGACGTGGAAGGGGATGGGTTGTTAGATTCGGGCGCTAGCCGCCAGCAGGCTACGCGTCGTAACGCTGATGAATGGCGGGACTGGGACTAA
- a CDS encoding Ubiquitin conjugating enzyme (UbcF), putative, with protein MSSPSTRRLLKESTDLHKNPSPYFTAAPISDTNLHDWHFTLAGPPSPSPYAQGLYHGRITFPATYPLRPPSFRFLTPSGRFEVNREICLSISGHHEETWQPAWGVRTALLGIRSEIFGSESQGQVGGMEGSDELRREFARLSLGWSCRECGVGNLEAMRELWGVCRERGVEVEGEVAALDGCVGAGVEGQRETVEAGAETDAPAAASSRNAVPVGNEDQARGEDAVERTQAAESVPTPSAPAPVPAGQVQAQAQAQASLSPIPAPAAAVIPPRTSSSQKDSTESPSEGVWLDRAIIGVLIALVLLILRRVANVDDL; from the coding sequence ATGTCCTCCCCCTCAACCCGCCGCCTCCTCAAAGAAAGCACCGACCTGCACAAAAACCCAAGCCCATACTTCACAGCCGCTCCAATTAGCGACACAAACCTCCATGACTGGCACTTCACCCTAGCCGggcccccctccccctccccctacGCCCAAGGCCTCTACCACGGCCGAATCACCTTCCCAGCCACATACCCACTCCGTCCGCCATCCTTCCGCTTCCTCACGCCCTCCGGCCGCTTCGAGGTCAACCGCGAAATCTGTCTCAGCATCTCCGGCCACCACGAAGAGACATGGCAGCCGGCTTGGGGCGTGCGCACCGCGCTGCTGGGCATCCGCTCTGAGATCTTTGGGTCGGAGAGTCAGGGCCAGGTTGGTGGCATGGAGGGGAGTGACGAGCTGCGGAGAGAGTTTGCACGGCTCTCACTTGGCTGGTCTTGTCGTGAGTGTGGGGTTGGGAATTTAGAGGCTATGAGGGAGTTGTGGGGGGTTTGTCGGGAGCGCGGGGTTGAGGTTGAGGGTGAGGTTGCTGCTTTGGATGGGTGTGTTGGTGCTGGTGTCGAGGGCCAACGGGAGACGGTTGAGGCTGGTGCTGAGACTGATGCTCCGGCTGCGGCTTCAAGTCGAAATGCTGTTCCTGTTGGTAATGAGGACCAGGCTCGAGGGGAGGATGCTGTAGAGCGTACTCAGGCTGCGGAATCTGTTCCGACTCCTTCTGCGCCTGCACCGGTGCCCGCGGGACAagtacaggcacaggcacaggcacaggcatCGCTATCTCCTATACCAGCACCGGCTGCTGCTGTTATACCTCCGCGGACAAGCTCCTCCCAAAAGGATTCGACAGAATCTCCGTCTGAAGGTGTCTGGCTGGACCGGGCTATTATTGGGGTGCTCATTGCTCTTGTCTTGTTGATATTGCGCCGAGTGGCGAACGTCGACGATCTGTAG